One segment of Rhodothermus bifroesti DNA contains the following:
- a CDS encoding glycosyltransferase family protein, producing the protein MTLEAPLRVLFVVQGEGRGHLTQALALRHLLREAGHEVAAVLVGHSPERALPSFFLNAITEPVHPFASPNFAFDHRFRGIRMGSTVATNLRRLSAFRHSLQQLREALAAYRPDLVVNFYEVLTGLLYRSWQSLPPLVCIGHQYFFLHSAYPFPPGLKLQRYLLRTYTRLTAPPSALHLALSFYETPDLPHRRLYVVPPLLRPELFQQPLGLEEPFILVYLLNRGYAEDLLRWQQQHPELKLHVFWDNTDQPDGWSPQAGIVFYHLHAERFLEHMARCRAVVTTAGFETVSEALYLGKPLLVVPVEGHFEQRCNAHDLVTLGGGLWSPKFDLDPLLAMLPPQDVPVKTTEVTARFRAWAKQAPVRILPRLLEAARQPYFPVAL; encoded by the coding sequence ATGACGCTTGAAGCTCCGCTGCGGGTGCTGTTTGTTGTCCAAGGGGAAGGACGGGGACATCTCACGCAAGCCTTAGCGTTGCGGCATTTGCTCCGCGAAGCTGGTCACGAAGTCGCTGCCGTGCTGGTGGGTCATAGTCCAGAGCGCGCCCTTCCGTCCTTCTTTCTTAACGCCATTACAGAGCCAGTTCACCCGTTTGCTTCTCCTAATTTTGCGTTTGACCATCGCTTTCGGGGCATTCGGATGGGCTCTACCGTGGCAACCAACCTGCGTCGCCTATCTGCATTTCGTCATAGCCTGCAGCAGCTACGCGAGGCGCTGGCGGCCTATCGACCTGATCTGGTGGTGAATTTTTACGAAGTGCTTACGGGGCTGCTGTACCGATCTTGGCAGTCCCTACCCCCGCTGGTTTGCATTGGGCATCAATATTTCTTTTTGCATTCGGCCTACCCGTTTCCACCCGGGCTAAAGCTCCAACGCTATCTGCTGCGCACGTACACGCGACTTACAGCGCCCCCCAGCGCGTTGCATCTGGCGCTTTCTTTCTACGAAACGCCTGACTTGCCCCACCGTCGGCTCTACGTGGTACCGCCTCTGCTGCGTCCTGAGCTGTTTCAACAGCCCTTAGGGCTCGAAGAACCTTTTATCCTGGTTTACTTGCTCAATCGCGGCTACGCCGAAGACCTCCTCCGCTGGCAGCAGCAGCACCCTGAGCTTAAACTGCACGTTTTCTGGGACAACACAGACCAACCCGATGGCTGGTCTCCTCAAGCCGGAATCGTCTTCTATCACCTGCATGCGGAACGCTTTCTAGAGCACATGGCCCGTTGCCGAGCGGTTGTGACGACGGCGGGCTTCGAAACCGTCTCCGAAGCGCTGTACTTGGGCAAGCCCCTGCTGGTTGTACCAGTTGAAGGACACTTTGAGCAGCGCTGTAATGCGCATGACCTGGTCACGCTGGGTGGAGGCCTATGGAGCCCGAAGTTTGACCTAGATCCCTTGCTGGCGATGCTGCCACCGCAGGACGTACCTGTCAAAACCACCGAAGTTACCGCCCGCTTCCGCGCCTGGGCAAAGCAAGCCCCCGTACGCATCCTACCTCGCCTGCTCGAAGCTGCCCGACAGCCTTATTTTCCCGTTGCGCTGTAA
- a CDS encoding UDP-2,3-diacylglucosamine diphosphatase, whose amino-acid sequence MRGYYRTIWISDVHLGTRSCRADFLCDFLRQNNADYLYLVGDIFDGWALKRHWYWDSYHNDVLQQILQKARKGTHVIYIPGNHDEFARQYFGLKLDEITVRPSALHTTADGRQLLVLHGDEFDGIIRYAPWLSRLGAGVYALVLGLNRWYNQVRRWLGLSYWSLSAYLKYRTKKAVQYIADFEQAIVNEARKYDVEGVVCGHIHHAELRKIDGILYANTGDWVESCTALVEHFDGRLEIVYWAAESVSAQPVGDGHQRQDRIPVVQVSRYSNSNYAQR is encoded by the coding sequence ATGCGTGGTTATTACCGTACGATCTGGATCTCCGACGTGCATCTAGGCACGCGTTCCTGCCGAGCCGATTTTCTCTGTGATTTTCTTCGCCAAAACAATGCCGACTATTTGTACCTGGTAGGAGATATTTTTGACGGCTGGGCGCTCAAGCGGCATTGGTATTGGGACTCCTATCACAACGACGTCTTGCAGCAAATTCTGCAAAAAGCGCGCAAAGGTACCCATGTGATCTACATCCCGGGCAACCACGACGAATTTGCGCGGCAGTATTTTGGCCTAAAGCTCGACGAAATCACTGTACGCCCCAGCGCTTTGCACACCACGGCGGACGGTCGCCAGCTTTTGGTCCTGCATGGGGACGAATTTGATGGCATCATTCGGTATGCGCCTTGGCTGTCACGCCTGGGGGCTGGTGTGTACGCCTTGGTATTAGGGCTCAACCGGTGGTATAATCAAGTGCGCCGATGGCTGGGCCTTTCGTACTGGTCGCTTTCAGCCTATCTGAAGTACCGCACCAAAAAAGCCGTGCAGTACATCGCTGACTTCGAGCAGGCTATTGTGAACGAGGCGCGGAAGTATGACGTCGAAGGGGTGGTGTGCGGCCATATCCATCATGCCGAGCTGCGCAAAATTGACGGGATTCTGTACGCCAACACCGGGGATTGGGTTGAAAGCTGCACAGCCCTGGTCGAGCACTTTGATGGTCGGCTGGAGATCGTGTATTGGGCAGCGGAATCGGTCTCTGCACAACCTGTAGGCGACGGACATCAACGGCAAGATCGCATCCCTGTTGTACAGGTGTCCCGCTACTCCAACTCTAACTACGCCCAAAGGTAA
- a CDS encoding NAD-dependent epimerase/dehydratase family protein, with protein sequence MHRGIAFVTGGTGFIGSHLVEELLRRGYREVRCLVRNQLRWLEGLDIVPVRGDFSRIEVLWHALRDVDVVFHVAGVTRARDWATFEQGNITATLNLLGALLEANPHVRKVLITSSLAAVGYCPKGIATEETPLHPISAYGRSKALMEQALWTPRTDGIVYAERLPIVVVRPPAVYGPREADIYTFFRMVSRGICPIIGCGQKPELSLVHVRDLVRGMVDAAESEVTTGQTYFISSEQFYSWHEIRKATLHALGRRALTVHIPPFLVEPVGALVEFAGHLTGTYPPLNREKAREIRYACKMCTVDKARRDFGYRQQVPLEEGIQETIAWYRHQGWL encoded by the coding sequence ATGCACCGAGGTATCGCATTTGTTACAGGCGGAACCGGCTTTATTGGAAGTCACCTGGTGGAAGAACTGCTGCGCCGCGGTTACCGCGAAGTGCGCTGCCTGGTTCGCAACCAACTGCGCTGGCTCGAAGGACTCGACATTGTACCCGTCCGGGGAGACTTTTCCCGTATCGAGGTGCTGTGGCATGCGCTTCGGGACGTAGACGTCGTCTTTCATGTGGCTGGCGTTACCCGGGCCCGCGATTGGGCAACGTTTGAGCAAGGCAACATCACTGCAACCTTGAACCTCCTAGGCGCGCTACTTGAAGCCAACCCTCATGTGCGCAAAGTGCTCATCACCAGCAGCCTGGCTGCCGTAGGCTACTGCCCCAAAGGCATCGCTACCGAAGAGACCCCATTGCATCCTATCAGCGCTTACGGCCGCAGTAAAGCCCTCATGGAACAGGCCCTGTGGACTCCACGCACCGATGGCATCGTGTACGCCGAACGCCTGCCCATCGTGGTGGTGCGGCCACCAGCCGTCTACGGCCCCCGCGAAGCTGACATTTACACCTTTTTCCGGATGGTCAGCCGGGGCATCTGCCCCATCATCGGCTGCGGTCAAAAGCCCGAGCTAAGCCTGGTGCATGTGCGCGACTTAGTACGCGGCATGGTCGATGCTGCCGAGTCGGAAGTCACCACAGGCCAAACCTATTTCATTAGTAGCGAGCAGTTCTACTCCTGGCACGAAATCCGCAAGGCTACGCTACACGCCTTAGGTCGCCGAGCGCTAACAGTCCACATCCCCCCATTTCTGGTTGAACCTGTTGGCGCACTGGTGGAATTTGCCGGACATCTTACGGGCACCTATCCCCCCCTCAATCGCGAAAAAGCCCGTGAAATTCGATATGCTTGCAAGATGTGCACCGTCGACAAGGCCCGTCGAGACTTCGGCTACCGACAGCAAGTCCCCCTTGAAGAAGGCATTCAAGAAACCATCGCTTGGTACCGCCACCAAGGCTGGCTCTAA